In a single window of the Elusimicrobiota bacterium genome:
- a CDS encoding fibronectin type III domain-containing protein yields the protein MEIFVKLKKVSFVFLIILSSTLLHSAAPTVPVLYSPSTATWTNVNMFDWSSSTTTTGDAIFYDIAVDNAEDFATVVSSAYNIYRSSCLISELDNTLSENTQYWWHVRASTSTSGEYSAWSSTRTFKLDTTDAVFSNMLVKTSTGGWAANTVYVNVSTPQIRINVQDVNSGLSVGQTETLASSGCVLLMHLNGNANDSSGYGNDGTITGAAWTNTPTWKSVGGSESILFFDGNGDYVDCGNNESLDVTTEFTLSAWINPTDVVGYNGIIGRKPGYSSYYGYAMGHEGDGIHVNVGGGTNSGPAYSIGGNIKAGIWQMVTATYKSGNYGGGKYGKIDYYYNGSWFDYDLIVTSSIVSGTDKLGIGCGDATNRPYIFQGYLDEAGVWNRALSAEEIAVMYNSCAVKYSTNAWTSSAIITSTDTMFTTGTDGTTAIQFSTATEVPLKNGTDNRIQFLARDAAGNLSESASYTINVDTVAPSDITTLAGSSIDNISNIDAHLSWLAPGSDAQTGTINDGQFKIRRATWSVTPESMWGTGYDAKPAVIEQEVTIDTTSVTPLSYQTTTFYTLANNTSHYFRIWTRDIVGNWSNISNGCTVYLSPPPPPGSFSGVALSTYSIQWSWTDVAGETGYRVRYSTKASPSDAPASPSLPTNQITWTESGLMANTSYYRVVVSTNSQGESGLSNAATTYTLASPPLVPIVFSNVGQSSATLTWTASTDNPAWTRYGVITSTSSDFAGTAVSTTVAFADNLTTNTKSVISLGTDTTYYFRILAYNESQIQTASIESSTKTKEGIPDRPRNLKISALLGTTSIYWQFDDNSTNETELYVSSNMDITARLSTNLANTASKGTTYWLELGLSTNTLYTRYVEATNIYGSTWSVVITSYTMAAAPLNITFSNVGFSSVTVPIQWDANTNPAGTRFGVSRSANSTFSATVSTFVVYSNNLTTNSTTATGLTASTTYYFRVWAYNGNQTTTLYTTSVSTITNEAPPNKPSNLKISTSTSLGTTSIYWQFDDNSTNETGLYISSGTNIAGRLSTNLANTATTGTTYWLEIGLSTNTSYTRYAEAINASGYSVWSTLITSYTAADVPSNLTFPNVYTSSATLTWSASTNPTGTRYGIITSSSSDFYGASISTTVTYANNLTANTTPVTSLIAETTYYFRVIAFNGNQIQTSSFVQSSTMTKSGAYIPNLPKNLKIVSFGTTSIYWQFDDNSTNETGLYLSSGTNITMRLSSNLANTATTGTTYWLEIGLSTNTAYTRYAEAYTLAGSSWSVAITSYTAAAVPSSITFSNIGTSSATLTWSANNNPNTTRYAVERSSDNIVWDWKQLLADNLTAVTYIDSTLVPNTTFYYRVTAYNGNGTATSASTIYNVCTKADIEPPAAPVITITLSNAQTTIKTGDKMTLTGTAELGSSIYSITIKDLDGNILAQWIDPESLTSDTINNITLKSASSSSNGTVDIITSSITLGNIAAKFPMVGGITIGIVVQDSAGNKSQTGTSDAIMLSAETNKITLYNNLFNPVKGDKMTIRYETVQPGKITIDVYTLNGDKVTTLVNETTTSSVPHWATWDGKDDNGSFVASDIYLIYIKGPGLKDTKKVCVIK from the coding sequence ATGGAAATATTCGTAAAGTTAAAAAAGGTATCTTTTGTCTTTCTAATAATACTTTCTTCAACACTTCTTCATTCTGCGGCACCCACAGTACCTGTCCTTTATTCACCTTCTACGGCAACATGGACAAATGTCAATATGTTTGACTGGTCTTCATCTACCACTACAACAGGTGATGCTATTTTTTACGATATAGCAGTAGATAATGCAGAAGATTTTGCAACAGTTGTTTCATCAGCTTATAATATATATAGGTCTTCCTGTTTAATATCCGAATTAGACAACACGTTAAGTGAGAATACTCAATATTGGTGGCATGTCAGGGCTAGCACTTCTACATCAGGAGAATATTCAGCATGGAGTTCTACCCGTACATTTAAGTTAGATACAACAGATGCTGTATTTAGTAACATGCTAGTAAAGACATCTACGGGAGGATGGGCAGCGAATACTGTATATGTTAACGTATCAACACCACAAATACGAATTAATGTTCAAGACGTCAATTCGGGATTGAGTGTAGGACAGACCGAAACTTTAGCGAGTAGTGGTTGTGTTCTCTTGATGCATTTGAATGGGAATGCCAATGATAGTTCAGGATATGGGAATGATGGAACGATAACAGGCGCCGCATGGACAAATACACCTACATGGAAGTCAGTTGGTGGTAGTGAGAGTATTTTATTTTTTGATGGAAATGGTGATTATGTAGATTGTGGTAATAATGAAAGTTTAGATGTTACAACTGAATTTACATTATCAGCATGGATAAACCCTACAGATGTTGTTGGTTATAACGGTATTATAGGAAGAAAACCTGGTTATAGTAGTTATTATGGGTATGCTATGGGACACGAAGGCGATGGCATACATGTTAATGTAGGAGGTGGCACAAACTCAGGTCCTGCTTATTCTATTGGGGGTAATATTAAAGCAGGTATTTGGCAGATGGTAACTGCGACATATAAAAGCGGTAATTATGGCGGTGGTAAATATGGTAAAATTGATTATTATTACAATGGAAGCTGGTTTGATTATGATTTAATTGTAACTAGCTCAATTGTATCAGGAACTGATAAATTGGGAATAGGTTGTGGAGATGCAACTAACCGTCCGTATATTTTCCAGGGTTATTTAGATGAAGCAGGGGTATGGAATAGGGCGTTAAGTGCGGAAGAGATAGCGGTTATGTATAATTCCTGTGCAGTAAAATACTCAACAAATGCATGGACAAGTTCTGCCATAATTACATCAACAGATACAATGTTTACGACAGGTACCGACGGAACTACAGCAATACAATTTTCAACAGCAACAGAGGTACCGTTAAAAAATGGTACTGATAACAGGATACAGTTTTTAGCCAGAGATGCAGCCGGTAATTTATCTGAGTCAGCCAGTTACACAATAAATGTGGATACTGTTGCACCGTCAGACATAACAACACTTGCAGGAAGTAGTATTGATAATATTAGCAATATTGATGCACATTTATCGTGGTTAGCGCCTGGTTCGGATGCACAGACAGGAACTATAAATGACGGTCAATTCAAAATACGACGTGCAACTTGGTCAGTCACTCCTGAAAGTATGTGGGGAACTGGTTATGATGCTAAGCCGGCAGTAATAGAGCAGGAAGTAACTATAGATACAACTTCCGTAACACCTCTATCTTATCAAACAACAACATTTTATACTTTAGCAAATAATACATCACACTACTTTAGAATATGGACAAGGGACATAGTGGGTAACTGGTCAAACATATCCAATGGTTGTACTGTATATCTTTCTCCGCCACCTCCGCCTGGCAGTTTTTCAGGTGTAGCACTTTCTACATATTCCATACAATGGTCTTGGACTGATGTTGCCGGCGAGACAGGATATCGTGTACGATATTCAACAAAAGCATCTCCTTCGGATGCACCTGCTTCACCGTCGTTACCTACTAATCAGATTACATGGACTGAATCCGGACTTATGGCGAATACGTCATATTACAGGGTTGTTGTATCTACTAATAGTCAGGGAGAAAGTGGTCTTTCAAACGCAGCAACAACTTACACACTTGCAAGCCCGCCGCTTGTACCCATAGTATTTTCTAATGTAGGGCAATCAAGTGCTACACTAACTTGGACAGCAAGTACAGATAATCCGGCATGGACAAGATATGGAGTGATAACTTCTACAAGTTCTGATTTTGCCGGAACAGCTGTCAGCACAACAGTCGCGTTTGCTGATAATCTTACAACTAACACAAAATCTGTTATTTCATTAGGTACTGATACCACTTATTATTTTAGAATATTAGCATATAATGAAAGTCAAATTCAGACAGCATCCATAGAATCCAGTACAAAAACAAAGGAAGGAATTCCTGATAGACCAAGAAATTTGAAAATTTCGGCGTTGTTAGGTACTACATCTATCTACTGGCAGTTTGATGACAATTCTACAAACGAGACAGAATTATATGTTTCCAGTAACATGGATATAACGGCAAGACTATCGACTAATTTAGCGAACACAGCATCTAAAGGTACTACTTATTGGTTAGAATTAGGACTTTCTACTAACACACTATACACTAGATATGTTGAAGCAACTAATATTTATGGTTCTACTTGGTCAGTTGTAATTACAAGCTACACTATGGCGGCTGCACCTTTAAACATAACTTTTTCGAACGTCGGTTTTTCAAGTGTAACAGTTCCAATCCAGTGGGATGCAAATACTAATCCTGCAGGGACAAGGTTTGGTGTTTCACGTTCAGCAAATAGTACATTCAGTGCCACGGTAAGCACCTTTGTAGTTTATTCAAATAATTTAACTACCAATTCGACAACCGCAACCGGACTTACTGCAAGCACAACATATTATTTCCGTGTTTGGGCATATAACGGTAACCAGACTACAACATTATATACAACTTCTGTTTCCACAATAACAAATGAAGCACCACCCAATAAACCATCAAATTTAAAAATATCGACATCAACATCATTAGGAACTACCTCAATATACTGGCAATTTGACGATAATTCCACTAATGAGACGGGATTATATATTTCCAGCGGTACAAACATAGCGGGAAGACTATCAACTAATTTAGCCAACACAGCAACAACAGGCACTACTTATTGGTTGGAAATAGGTCTTTCTACCAATACTTCATATACAAGATATGCCGAAGCAATTAATGCCTCCGGATATAGTGTTTGGTCAACTCTAATTACAAGCTATACAGCTGCTGATGTACCTTCAAATCTTACTTTCCCTAATGTTTATACATCAAGTGCAACGCTAACTTGGTCTGCTAGCACTAACCCTACTGGTACAAGGTATGGGATAATAACTTCAAGCAGTTCTGATTTTTATGGAGCTTCCATAAGCACGACAGTCACTTATGCAAATAATCTTACTGCTAATACAACACCTGTAACTTCTCTAATTGCTGAAACAACATATTATTTTAGAGTAATAGCATTTAATGGTAATCAAATCCAAACATCATCTTTTGTTCAGTCCAGCACAATGACAAAATCAGGTGCTTATATACCTAATTTGCCGAAAAATTTAAAAATTGTATCATTCGGAACTACTTCTATTTACTGGCAGTTTGATGATAATTCTACTAATGAGACAGGGTTATATCTTTCCAGCGGTACAAATATAACAATGCGATTATCTTCTAACTTAGCTAATACGGCAACAACAGGTACTACTTACTGGTTAGAAATAGGACTTTCAACTAATACAGCATACACAAGATATGCCGAAGCGTATACTTTAGCAGGTTCTTCGTGGTCAGTTGCGATTACAAGTTACACTGCTGCTGCGGTACCTTCCAGTATTACCTTTTCTAATATTGGTACGTCAAGTGCAACTTTAACATGGTCTGCTAATAATAATCCTAATACTACAAGGTATGCAGTAGAACGTTCATCAGATAATATTGTTTGGGATTGGAAACAACTATTAGCTGACAACCTTACAGCAGTAACTTACATAGATTCTACTTTAGTTCCTAATACTACATTTTATTACAGGGTAACAGCATATAACGGCAATGGAACTGCCACGAGTGCATCGACAATATACAATGTTTGCACTAAAGCAGATATTGAACCACCCGCTGCTCCTGTCATTACTATTACTTTGTCTAACGCTCAAACAACAATAAAAACCGGCGATAAAATGACATTAACAGGTACTGCTGAATTGGGTTCAAGTATTTATAGTATAACTATAAAGGATTTAGACGGGAACATATTAGCACAATGGATAGACCCTGAAAGCTTAACTTCCGACACCATAAATAATATAACTTTAAAATCTGCTTCATCTAGTTCTAATGGTACTGTGGATATCATAACATCATCTATCACGCTGGGTAATATCGCGGCAAAGTTTCCGATGGTGGGCGGAATAACGATAGGGATTGTTGTTCAGGACAGCGCCGGGAATAAATCGCAGACGGGAACTTCAGATGCTATTATGTTATCGGCAGAGACAAATAAGATAACGCTTTACAATAATTTATTTAATCCGGTGAAAGGCGATAAAATGACAATTCGTTATGAAACAGTTCAACCGGGTAAGATAACAATAGATGTCTACACGCTAAATGGGGATAAAGTAACAACATTGGTAAATGAAACTACTACTTCATCTGTTCCACATTGGGCTACTTGGGATGGCAAAGATGATAACGGTAGTTTTGTTGCCAGCGATATTTATTTAATATACATAAAAGGACCCGGATTAAAAGACACTAAAAAGGTTTGTGTAATAAAGTAG
- a CDS encoding MBL fold metallo-hydrolase — protein sequence MSKRTWFLISLLLILILIKFNIFSYILPKGEKKDMEILFLGTGGGEFHPSIFCNCPICNNARIGGRQNLWFNSSILIDNQYLVDAPTGLSLNMALFKINVKFPFYIFISHSHQDHFDPQEIIGHRDDNTRKIYLYINKTIFELLKNYTKFNRFFNFDKQKNCFVNIVKPFELLKINEEATVMPVLANHDRTYNEENLNYILNIKGRTILYASDTGWYSEKTWEEIEKHHYDVIILECTGWKNNEPIPDAKLSWMGHMTLWSFLKFHERITKKGLLKPSGKFFATHVAHLNKSKLVKTLSKYKIQVAYDGLKIKI from the coding sequence ATGTCAAAAAGAACATGGTTTTTAATATCGTTGCTTTTAATACTAATTTTAATAAAATTTAATATTTTCTCATATATACTACCAAAAGGAGAAAAGAAAGATATGGAAATACTTTTTCTTGGTACGGGCGGTGGCGAATTTCATCCTTCTATTTTTTGTAATTGTCCAATCTGCAATAATGCAAGGATAGGTGGTCGACAAAACCTTTGGTTTAATTCTTCAATACTGATAGACAATCAATACCTTGTAGATGCACCGACAGGATTATCCTTAAACATGGCATTATTTAAGATTAACGTAAAATTTCCTTTCTATATATTTATATCGCATTCTCACCAGGACCATTTTGACCCGCAGGAAATAATAGGTCACAGGGATGATAACACCCGCAAGATATACCTATATATAAACAAAACTATATTTGAACTTTTAAAAAATTACACAAAATTTAATCGTTTCTTTAATTTTGATAAACAAAAAAATTGTTTTGTAAATATAGTAAAACCGTTTGAATTATTAAAAATTAATGAAGAAGCCACTGTTATGCCGGTACTTGCTAATCATGACAGGACATATAACGAAGAAAATCTTAATTACATATTAAACATTAAAGGACGCACAATTCTTTACGCATCTGATACCGGCTGGTATTCTGAAAAAACATGGGAAGAAATAGAAAAACACCATTATGACGTTATCATACTTGAATGTACCGGATGGAAAAACAATGAACCGATACCGGATGCCAAATTATCATGGATGGGACATATGACATTATGGTCTTTTTTAAAGTTCCATGAACGGATAACAAAAAAAGGATTGCTTAAACCAAGCGGGAAATTTTTCGCAACACATGTCGCTCACTTAAATAAAAGTAAACTAGTAAAAACACTATCCAAGTATAAAATCCAAGTTGCCTATGACGGCTTAAAAATAAAAATTTAA
- a CDS encoding PorV/PorQ family protein, which translates to MRRFIITILFFTLTIYNCYAAGPWTNGASILRQGVGARPLGMGEAFVGLADDINTLQFNPAGLSNLSNNELGAVYSKGLADTSYSNMAYAQPLGEKGYIGGSFLLFQGGDIEINWWDSVNGVRTETRNAKKDYVLTLGYAQDFMSEGELSAGANLKYVSSKLAEESTASSIAVDLGGLYRLLDNKLSLGLSIQNIGTALKYKGGISSGSEADPLPLGIRVGGAYVFISDDSKELTGVLDINKYSNTDMQLNLGLECWLKEMIALRAGYEIGYDLASITAGLGFKVKNCQLDYGFSPMSEINAIHKVSFILRFGESSEESDEEEAVAAPVKKSKPSNIKPDVSIKKSKPSDAKSSSKAEQKYQRGLIYFNAEEYELAIAEFEGTIALNPDNQEATAKIAEATEKLKEQTYQQGLEYFNKGKYKNAKVQFEKVIDIDPSNQEAQQKLNEIKDLLKK; encoded by the coding sequence ATGAGAAGATTTATTATAACAATTTTGTTTTTCACATTAACAATATATAACTGTTATGCTGCAGGTCCTTGGACTAACGGGGCGTCTATATTAAGACAAGGGGTTGGAGCAAGACCTTTAGGTATGGGCGAAGCGTTTGTAGGTTTAGCTGACGATATAAATACTCTTCAGTTTAATCCTGCAGGGTTAAGTAATCTTTCTAATAATGAATTAGGAGCTGTATATTCAAAAGGGTTAGCGGATACAAGTTATAGTAATATGGCATATGCCCAACCATTAGGTGAGAAGGGTTATATTGGCGGTTCTTTCTTGTTATTTCAGGGTGGAGACATTGAGATAAACTGGTGGGACTCAGTAAACGGGGTAAGAACTGAAACGAGGAATGCAAAAAAAGATTATGTTTTAACATTAGGATATGCTCAGGATTTTATGAGCGAAGGTGAATTATCTGCAGGTGCTAATCTTAAATACGTTAGTAGTAAATTAGCCGAAGAATCTACAGCGTCCAGTATTGCTGTAGATTTAGGCGGGTTATATCGGTTATTAGATAATAAATTATCTTTAGGTCTGTCAATCCAGAATATAGGAACTGCGTTAAAATACAAAGGCGGTATATCAAGCGGTTCGGAAGCCGACCCACTGCCTTTAGGAATAAGAGTAGGCGGTGCTTATGTTTTTATATCTGACGATTCCAAAGAACTTACAGGTGTTTTAGATATTAATAAATATTCAAACACTGATATGCAGCTTAATTTAGGATTAGAGTGCTGGTTAAAAGAAATGATAGCGTTACGGGCCGGTTATGAAATAGGATATGATTTAGCTTCTATTACGGCGGGTTTAGGGTTTAAAGTTAAGAATTGCCAGTTGGATTACGGATTTAGTCCTATGAGCGAAATAAACGCTATTCATAAAGTTTCCTTTATATTAAGGTTTGGCGAATCATCTGAAGAATCTGATGAGGAAGAGGCAGTTGCAGCTCCGGTTAAAAAATCCAAGCCTTCAAATATAAAACCTGACGTTTCAATAAAAAAATCTAAACCTTCGGATGCAAAAAGCAGCAGCAAAGCAGAACAAAAATATCAGAGAGGACTAATATATTTTAATGCAGAAGAATATGAACTTGCTATTGCTGAATTTGAGGGTACTATTGCACTGAATCCGGACAACCAGGAAGCTACTGCGAAAATAGCGGAAGCTACTGAAAAATTAAAAGAACAAACTTATCAGCAAGGATTGGAATATTTCAATAAAGGTAAATATAAAAATGCAAAAGTTCAGTTTGAAAAAGTCATTGATATAGATCCTTCTAATCAGGAAGCCCAGCAGAAATTAAATGAAATTAAAGATTTGTTGAAAAAATAA
- a CDS encoding MBL fold metallo-hydrolase encodes MKKIILIIFLASSFALNQKLAAEPTGVEIIFLGTGAGEFWPSAFCDCPICKKTKKDGWKEFWFYSSILIDRTVLVDAPPAVGISASLNNISLSTVKNVFITHSHPDHLDLNQLTSKVRSIKTPEEINQSSPTSKVENAPVINVYCNEIVDNLAKSYHNFNRFWRLDSINLKFNVVEPFEKLEVDGMIVIPLLANHDTANDEKPLNYIFQKNDKTILYACDTGWYHEQTWKEIQKYHYDVIILECTMWNNNEAMQNRSLLKETHMTLWSFLKFHNYIMEKGLLKPGGKFIATHVAHLDKSILKKILSKHNIQLAYNGLNVILK; translated from the coding sequence ATGAAAAAGATTATACTGATTATTTTTTTAGCATCATCGTTTGCATTAAACCAAAAACTTGCAGCAGAACCAACAGGTGTGGAAATAATTTTCCTAGGTACCGGTGCCGGGGAATTTTGGCCTTCTGCTTTTTGTGATTGTCCAATTTGCAAAAAAACAAAGAAAGATGGTTGGAAAGAATTTTGGTTTTATTCTTCTATATTGATAGATAGAACTGTTTTGGTAGATGCACCGCCGGCAGTCGGTATATCAGCATCATTGAATAATATAAGTTTAAGTACTGTGAAAAATGTATTTATTACACATTCGCATCCTGACCACTTGGATTTAAACCAGCTTACATCTAAGGTAAGATCGATAAAAACACCTGAAGAAATAAACCAGTCAAGTCCTACGTCAAAAGTAGAAAATGCACCCGTTATTAATGTTTACTGTAATGAAATAGTGGATAATCTTGCGAAAAGTTATCATAATTTTAACCGGTTTTGGCGACTTGATTCAATAAACCTTAAATTTAACGTTGTTGAGCCTTTTGAAAAGTTAGAAGTTGACGGAATGATTGTTATTCCGTTACTGGCAAATCACGACACCGCTAATGATGAAAAACCGCTTAATTATATATTTCAAAAAAATGATAAAACAATACTTTACGCCTGCGATACGGGCTGGTATCATGAACAGACATGGAAAGAAATTCAAAAATATCATTATGATGTTATTATACTTGAATGCACTATGTGGAATAACAATGAAGCTATGCAAAACCGCAGCTTATTAAAAGAGACACACATGACCTTGTGGTCTTTTTTAAAGTTCCACAACTACATTATGGAAAAGGGTTTATTAAAACCCGGCGGGAAATTTATTGCAACGCACGTCGCTCATTTAGATAAAAGTATTTTGAAGAAAATATTATCTAAACATAATATCCAACTTGCATATAATGGATTAAACGTAATACTAAAATAG
- a CDS encoding MBL fold metallo-hydrolase, translated as MEIFFLGTGAGEFFPSIFCNCPICKQSRKNGRKSLSFGCSILIDNQYLVDAPTGLCLNMALFKIKIKFPFYIFISHSHQDHFDPQEIISSQNDKKIKTHLYINKTIFKLLKHYTKFNRFFNFDKFKNYYVHIIKPFKLLNLNKDAVVIPVLAHHDKTYNEENLNYIMKIKGKTILYACDTGWYFEKTWEEIEKHHYDAVILECSVPNNNKPMQNVDLMKWGHMTLWAFLKFHERITKKGLLKPGGKFIATHVAHIDTHILKNKLSKHNIQLAYDGLKIKI; from the coding sequence ATGGAGATATTTTTTTTAGGTACCGGAGCAGGTGAGTTTTTTCCTTCCATATTTTGTAATTGTCCAATTTGTAAACAATCAAGAAAAAATGGCCGGAAAAGTCTTTCATTTGGTTGTTCTATTTTGATAGACAATCAATATCTTGTAGACGCACCGACAGGCTTATGTTTAAACATGGCATTGTTCAAGATTAAAATAAAATTTCCTTTTTATATATTTATATCACATTCTCACCAGGACCATTTTGACCCGCAGGAAATAATATCCTCGCAAAACGATAAAAAAATCAAAACACATCTTTACATAAATAAAACCATATTTAAACTTCTAAAACATTATACAAAGTTCAACCGTTTTTTTAATTTCGATAAATTCAAGAACTACTATGTCCATATAATCAAGCCGTTTAAGTTATTAAACCTTAACAAAGATGCTGTTGTTATTCCGGTACTTGCTCATCACGATAAAACATACAACGAAGAAAACCTTAATTACATAATGAAAATCAAAGGAAAAACAATTCTTTACGCTTGTGATACGGGCTGGTATTTTGAAAAAACATGGGAAGAAATTGAAAAACATCATTATGACGCTGTTATACTTGAATGTAGTGTACCTAACAATAATAAACCTATGCAAAATGTCGATTTAATGAAATGGGGACATATGACACTATGGGCTTTTCTAAAATTTCATGAACGTATAACAAAAAAGGGATTACTTAAACCCGGCGGGAAATTTATAGCAACACATGTCGCTCATATAGATACACACATTTTAAAAAATAAATTATCCAAACATAATATTCAACTTGCTTATGACGGTTTAAAAATAAAAATCTAA
- a CDS encoding HAD family phosphatase, producing MNKETLKAFIFDMDGVIIDSEPIYLEVNKKTFKKLKINISPKKYLQFIGVSNQEMWYYLKKKYNLNQSVKELVNLQVEGALGKIEKHNMEPIDGIPELLRDLKKNNIIMAVASSSSIKSIKTILKKLNIQNYFLTLVSGEEMKNGKPAPDIFLEAAKRLKVEPKNCIVIEDSEKGVRAAKSAGMKCIGFQNLNSYNQNLSKADKIVDTIKEINLKEFIKL from the coding sequence ATGAATAAAGAAACATTAAAAGCATTTATTTTTGATATGGATGGTGTAATCATTGATAGTGAACCAATTTACTTAGAAGTTAACAAAAAAACATTTAAAAAATTAAAAATAAATATTTCCCCAAAAAAGTATTTGCAATTCATAGGTGTTTCAAATCAAGAAATGTGGTATTATCTTAAGAAAAAATATAATCTGAATCAATCGGTAAAAGAATTGGTTAATTTGCAGGTTGAAGGTGCTTTGGGAAAAATCGAGAAACACAATATGGAACCAATTGATGGTATCCCTGAACTTTTAAGGGATTTAAAAAAAAACAATATAATAATGGCAGTAGCTTCATCCTCGTCAATAAAAAGCATTAAAACAATTTTAAAAAAACTAAATATTCAGAACTATTTCTTAACTCTTGTAAGTGGAGAAGAAATGAAAAATGGCAAACCAGCGCCGGACATTTTTCTTGAAGCTGCAAAACGATTGAAAGTAGAACCAAAAAATTGTATAGTTATAGAAGATTCAGAAAAAGGTGTCCGGGCAGCAAAATCCGCAGGCATGAAATGTATCGGGTTTCAAAATCTTAATTCTTATAACCAAAATTTATCAAAAGCAGACAAGATAGTTGATACTATAAAAGAAATAAATTTAAAAGAATTTATAAAACTGTAA
- a CDS encoding sugar phosphate isomerase/epimerase encodes MKQKIGLITGVSEKIRENFERVTKLGFNICQVSSTAEFMIDKLKPKEVIGTAKELGVEIDSFFLLFEGQVWDRFKGPPTMGFVPESTRVKRLDLAKKFSDMVCEMKVKNILSHVGFIPNDPKDSQYAGFINTVRIFAEHCKKNNQTFCFETGQELPSTLKRTILDIGLDNIGINLDPANIILYGMAYPLDAIEILGKYIKGLHAKDGLWPNREDGLGIETPIGEGSVNFPLMISKLKENGFNGPVFIEREISGEQQKIDILKAKTFLEKYL; translated from the coding sequence GTGAAACAGAAAATTGGACTGATAACCGGTGTTAGTGAAAAAATTAGGGAAAACTTTGAAAGGGTAACAAAACTTGGGTTTAATATTTGCCAGGTTTCATCTACAGCAGAATTTATGATAGATAAATTAAAACCTAAAGAAGTAATAGGAACGGCAAAAGAACTTGGCGTTGAAATAGATTCTTTCTTCTTGCTTTTTGAAGGACAGGTGTGGGATAGATTTAAAGGTCCTCCAACAATGGGTTTTGTTCCTGAAAGCACCCGTGTTAAACGATTAGACCTGGCAAAAAAGTTTTCTGATATGGTTTGCGAAATGAAAGTAAAAAATATTCTTTCACATGTCGGTTTCATACCTAACGACCCGAAAGATTCTCAGTATGCAGGCTTTATTAATACAGTTAGAATATTCGCTGAACACTGCAAAAAGAACAATCAGACATTTTGTTTTGAAACAGGACAGGAATTACCGTCAACGCTAAAAAGAACAATTCTTGATATTGGACTTGATAATATCGGTATTAATCTTGACCCTGCAAACATCATTCTTTACGGTATGGCTTATCCGTTAGATGCGATAGAAATTTTAGGTAAATATATTAAAGGGTTGCATGCTAAAGACGGATTATGGCCTAATCGCGAAGATGGACTTGGAATTGAAACCCCAATCGGCGAAGGAAGCGTTAATTTCCCTTTAATGATTTCCAAATTAAAAGAAAACGGATTTAACGGTCCGGTTTTTATAGAACGGGAAATATCCGGAGAACAGCAAAAAATTGACATCCTAAAAGCAAAAACATTTTTAGAAAAATATTTATAG